Proteins found in one Nitratiruptor sp. SB155-2 genomic segment:
- the proB gene encoding glutamate 5-kinase, translating into MKRIVIKVGSAVLTEQNRLAKERMANLVQFLSQLHEKYEVILVSSGAVAAGYTLLKLDKSNIANKQALAAIGQPLLMRSYHKKFEKFGIHVAQVLLSADDFDSRKRTAHAKNAIETLLKNRVIPIINENDVTATEELVFGDNDQLSAHVAYYFDADLLAILSDIDGLYDKDPKRSDDAKLLKEVDSIPEDLLQQQCNPNYSFATGGIVTKLKAAQFLMERGVPMYLASGFDLDDASRFLLQGEHLGGTLFVPRQCEAT; encoded by the coding sequence GTGAAGCGAATAGTGATTAAAGTCGGCAGTGCCGTTTTAACGGAACAAAACAGGCTTGCAAAAGAGCGAATGGCAAATCTAGTCCAGTTCTTGAGTCAGCTGCATGAAAAATATGAAGTGATCTTGGTAAGTTCCGGTGCAGTGGCAGCCGGATACACTCTTTTGAAACTGGACAAATCAAACATTGCCAACAAACAGGCTCTTGCAGCGATCGGACAACCGCTTTTGATGCGAAGTTATCATAAAAAATTTGAAAAATTTGGTATACATGTTGCTCAGGTGCTTTTGAGTGCTGACGATTTTGACAGTAGAAAGCGAACAGCACATGCGAAAAATGCTATCGAGACTCTTCTGAAAAACAGAGTGATCCCCATCATCAATGAAAACGATGTGACTGCCACAGAAGAGCTCGTGTTTGGAGACAATGACCAGCTTTCAGCCCATGTGGCATACTATTTTGATGCCGATCTTTTAGCAATTCTCAGTGATATCGATGGATTGTATGACAAAGATCCCAAAAGAAGTGACGATGCAAAACTTTTAAAAGAGGTGGATTCCATACCTGAAGATCTTCTTCAACAACAGTGCAATCCAAACTACTCTTTCGCAACAGGAGGGATCGTCACGAAACTCAAAGCGGCACAGTTTTTGATGGAACGGGGCGTTCCGATGTATCTTGCAAGCGGATTTGACCTTGATGATGCGAGCCGTTTTTTGCTCCAAGGCGAGCATCTTGGTGGAACTCTTTTTGTACCCAGACAATGCGAAGCTACTTAA
- the obgE gene encoding GTPase ObgE, with protein MFIDNVELTVHSGKGGQGAVSFRREKFVPKGGPDGGDGGDGGNVYFLVDKNTHTLSHFKGKKVLKAQNGRPGEGRRKHGKKGEDLILIVPPGTQVYDAQSGELIFDLVEDGQKVLFLQGGKGGKGNWHFKSASNQRPTYAQPGLPGKVVQIRLELKLIADVGLVGFPNVGKSTLISTISNAKPEVANYEFTTLTPKLGVVRVSEFESFVMADIPGIIGGASEGKGLGLQFLKHIERTKSLLYMIDMSSYRDPLTQYKTLQKELKNFSEELAKRSFAIALTKIDALQEDEAKEKIEKFIEDLHLNRGGDNRYGLEERYPYFIQDIYAYDSSKPFFVVSISAVARINIDALKYALYDLVKKERSEANSD; from the coding sequence ATGTTTATCGACAATGTAGAGCTTACCGTCCATTCTGGAAAAGGTGGACAAGGCGCTGTTAGTTTTCGAAGAGAAAAGTTTGTTCCCAAAGGGGGTCCTGACGGTGGTGATGGCGGTGATGGCGGCAATGTCTATTTTCTTGTAGATAAAAATACCCATACGCTTTCCCACTTTAAAGGCAAAAAAGTTTTAAAAGCACAAAACGGACGTCCAGGAGAGGGGCGAAGAAAACATGGGAAAAAGGGGGAAGATCTTATCCTCATTGTACCTCCCGGAACCCAGGTATATGATGCCCAAAGCGGAGAGCTTATTTTTGATCTTGTAGAAGATGGGCAAAAGGTTCTCTTTTTACAGGGAGGCAAAGGCGGTAAAGGAAACTGGCACTTCAAAAGTGCTTCCAATCAACGACCAACCTATGCACAGCCGGGACTTCCTGGAAAAGTGGTCCAGATACGTCTGGAACTCAAACTGATAGCGGATGTGGGACTTGTGGGATTTCCAAATGTAGGAAAATCAACACTTATCTCCACCATTTCCAATGCAAAACCCGAAGTTGCCAACTACGAATTCACCACGCTCACGCCAAAACTTGGAGTAGTGCGAGTAAGTGAATTTGAGAGTTTCGTGATGGCGGATATCCCGGGTATCATTGGTGGAGCAAGCGAAGGCAAGGGTCTGGGACTGCAGTTTCTCAAACATATAGAAAGAACGAAGTCTCTTTTGTATATGATCGATATGTCCAGTTACAGAGATCCATTGACCCAGTATAAAACGCTTCAAAAAGAGCTGAAAAATTTCAGCGAAGAGCTTGCCAAAAGAAGTTTTGCCATAGCGTTGACGAAGATCGATGCGTTGCAAGAGGATGAAGCAAAAGAGAAAATAGAAAAATTTATTGAAGATTTGCATCTGAATAGAGGCGGAGATAATAGATACGGATTGGAGGAGCGCTATCCCTATTTTATCCAAGATATCTATGCGTACGATTCTTCAAAACCGTTTTTTGTTGTCTCTATTTCGGCAGTGGCACGGATAAATATCGATGCACTGAAATATGCACTCTATGATCTGGTCAAGAAGGAACGTAGTGAAGCGAATAGTGATTAA
- the rpmA gene encoding 50S ribosomal protein L27, whose amino-acid sequence MAHKKGQGSTQNNRDSAGRRLGVKKFGGEFVRAGNIIIRQRGTKVHPGNNVGLGKDHTIFALIDGVVKFERYGKDRQKVSVYPVE is encoded by the coding sequence ATGGCACACAAGAAGGGTCAGGGTAGTACTCAGAATAACCGCGACAGTGCGGGTCGTAGATTAGGCGTAAAAAAATTCGGTGGTGAGTTTGTCCGAGCCGGAAACATTATCATCCGACAAAGAGGAACAAAAGTTCACCCTGGAAACAATGTTGGTCTTGGAAAAGATCATACGATCTTTGCGCTCATTGACGGCGTTGTAAAATTTGAGCGATACGGAAAAGATCGTCAAAAAGTTTCTGTGTATCCAGTAGAATAA
- the rplU gene encoding 50S ribosomal protein L21, whose product MYAIIKNGGKQYKVKEGDIICFDKMGLEPKTKVEFKEVLAVDNGELKVGTPFVEGAVVEGEVINEGRGKKVIIFKKRRRKDSKVKRGFRRDFTRVKITAINA is encoded by the coding sequence ATGTATGCAATCATCAAAAATGGCGGAAAGCAGTACAAGGTCAAAGAAGGGGATATAATCTGCTTTGATAAAATGGGATTGGAGCCCAAAACGAAAGTTGAATTTAAAGAAGTTCTTGCAGTAGACAATGGAGAGCTTAAAGTTGGTACTCCTTTTGTTGAAGGTGCTGTAGTAGAGGGCGAAGTGATCAACGAGGGGCGAGGTAAGAAAGTTATCATCTTCAAAAAAAGAAGAAGAAAAGACTCTAAAGTCAAAAGAGGTTTCAGAAGAGACTTCACGCGAGTGAAAATCACTGCTATCAACGCATAA
- a CDS encoding RidA family protein, with amino-acid sequence MHSIQTSNAPQAIGPYSQAMVVDGMVYTSGQIALLPDGSDELLSKDVATQAKQVLQNLKNVLEAAGSGMDKVIKTTIFLADMNDFATVNQVYEEAFGNHKPARSTVAVKTLPKNALVEIDAIAKV; translated from the coding sequence ATGCATTCTATACAAACCTCTAATGCGCCACAAGCAATTGGCCCATATTCTCAAGCAATGGTTGTCGATGGTATGGTCTATACTTCGGGTCAGATCGCGCTTTTGCCAGATGGCAGTGATGAACTTTTATCAAAAGATGTCGCCACGCAAGCAAAACAGGTTTTGCAAAATCTCAAAAATGTTTTGGAAGCGGCGGGCTCTGGGATGGATAAAGTGATAAAAACCACAATCTTTTTAGCCGATATGAATGATTTTGCAACGGTGAATCAGGTATATGAAGAGGCTTTTGGAAATCATAAACCGGCACGCAGTACGGTTGCAGTCAAGACCCTGCCAAAAAATGCACTAGTCGAGATAGATGCTATAGCAAAAGTTTAA
- a CDS encoding DUF2231 domain-containing protein: protein MGPAELLNSIKLPFEIPLLLHPPIVHFAIAIPVIVLLLEIANLIVKRKCVGVISSLLLLLATLIYFAAFFTGKTDGSEAFSLLSHDGQAELKEHKLLGTYLVYGITILFILKLIIAAINNKIAKIVFTLLVAIFVGFALKQGKDGGELVYKYGANVQAVSAMDDKIMELEDELDSCKSELEKAKETKPAPTQPQPAAAAPKAEENAPKQTTPVEQKETTPAPAEQKEAAPATQSESSTIEEKAQEALKQIKGEIEKATEENSTENTQESNTTEQEGH, encoded by the coding sequence ATGGGACCAGCCGAACTGCTCAACTCAATCAAGCTTCCTTTTGAGATACCACTGTTGTTGCACCCACCAATCGTGCATTTTGCCATTGCAATTCCGGTCATTGTACTGCTGCTTGAAATTGCAAATCTCATTGTCAAACGAAAATGTGTGGGAGTGATCTCATCTTTACTTTTGCTGTTGGCAACATTGATCTATTTCGCAGCCTTTTTTACGGGAAAAACAGATGGATCAGAAGCTTTCTCTCTTCTTTCGCACGATGGCCAAGCCGAACTTAAAGAGCATAAGCTTTTGGGAACCTACCTGGTGTATGGAATCACTATACTTTTTATACTGAAACTGATCATAGCAGCCATCAACAACAAAATAGCCAAAATTGTCTTTACGCTTCTTGTCGCGATCTTTGTAGGATTTGCTTTGAAACAGGGAAAAGATGGCGGTGAGCTTGTGTATAAATATGGCGCAAATGTTCAAGCAGTCAGTGCCATGGATGACAAGATCATGGAACTTGAAGACGAACTCGACAGCTGTAAAAGCGAACTCGAAAAAGCCAAAGAGACAAAACCCGCTCCTACGCAGCCACAGCCAGCAGCAGCTGCACCAAAAGCTGAAGAAAATGCACCAAAACAGACTACACCGGTAGAACAAAAAGAGACTACACCGGCTCCTGCAGAGCAAAAAGAGGCAGCACCGGCAACGCAAAGTGAGTCCTCAACGATTGAAGAAAAAGCGCAGGAAGCACTCAAACAGATCAAAGGTGAGATCGAAAAAGCAACCGAAGAAAACAGCACAGAAAATACACAAGAAAGCAATACTACTGAGCAAGAGGGACATTGA
- the dapE gene encoding succinyl-diaminopimelate desuccinylase — MEVIDLFKKLLSFPSITPDDAGSLEFIREYLSDFHALWFNKHGVKNLFLYKKFGEGEHLCFAGHVDVVPPGDGWESDPFEPLEKDGFIYARGAQDMKSGVAAFVQAVKEAKVFHGTLSLLLTSDEEGEAKWGTKYALEELERMHMTPQYAIVAEPTCEERFGDAIKIGRRGSINGVIEKIGKQGHAAYPEKAVNPIHKVAQVLPKMAGVDLDSGDEYFAPSKFVITDIRAGMEVTNVTPGRLKMMFNVRNNTKTTMQDVERFVHRYFDGMNYTLKLSQSAKPFLTDPNSKVVQVIDQAIKKMTGITPKHSTAGGTSDARFFAEYGVKTIEFGVKNDTIHAPNERTSKEEVEKLYLVFKEVIRSF; from the coding sequence ATGGAAGTCATCGATCTGTTTAAGAAACTGCTCTCTTTTCCCAGTATCACTCCTGATGATGCGGGGAGTTTGGAGTTTATCAGGGAGTATCTCTCAGACTTTCACGCTCTGTGGTTCAATAAACATGGCGTGAAAAATCTCTTTCTGTACAAAAAGTTTGGCGAAGGGGAGCATCTATGCTTTGCAGGCCATGTGGATGTGGTTCCGCCGGGAGATGGATGGGAGAGTGATCCATTTGAACCTTTGGAAAAAGATGGTTTTATCTATGCACGAGGCGCGCAGGATATGAAAAGTGGTGTTGCCGCTTTTGTGCAGGCGGTCAAAGAGGCAAAAGTGTTCCATGGAACTCTTTCGTTGCTTCTTACAAGCGATGAAGAGGGTGAGGCGAAGTGGGGCACGAAATATGCTTTGGAAGAACTCGAGCGAATGCATATGACTCCTCAGTATGCCATCGTTGCTGAGCCAACATGCGAAGAGCGCTTTGGCGATGCGATAAAGATTGGCCGAAGAGGTTCGATAAACGGCGTGATAGAAAAGATTGGCAAACAAGGACATGCAGCGTACCCTGAAAAAGCTGTCAACCCTATCCACAAAGTGGCTCAAGTTTTACCAAAAATGGCAGGAGTCGATCTTGACAGTGGCGATGAGTATTTTGCGCCGAGCAAGTTTGTCATTACCGATATCAGGGCAGGGATGGAAGTGACAAACGTGACGCCCGGCAGACTGAAGATGATGTTCAATGTCCGGAACAATACAAAAACGACTATGCAGGACGTGGAACGTTTTGTGCATCGATATTTTGATGGGATGAACTATACACTGAAACTGAGTCAAAGTGCAAAACCGTTTTTAACCGATCCTAACTCGAAAGTGGTACAGGTGATCGATCAAGCGATCAAAAAAATGACAGGAATTACACCCAAACACTCTACCGCCGGTGGGACAAGTGATGCACGATTTTTTGCTGAATATGGCGTAAAAACGATAGAGTTTGGTGTGAAAAACGATACGATTCATGCGCCAAATGAGAGAACATCAAAAGAGGAAGTGGAAAAACTGTACCTTGTTTTTAAAGAGGTGATACGAAGTTTTTAA
- a CDS encoding YqiA/YcfP family alpha/beta fold hydrolase: MILYIHGFKSCGRGNKSRALQSYFGDVVAPDLPPSPSKAIHELEKIIQSSEVDLLVGSSLGGYYATYLGQKYDIKAVLINPSTRPFETLKPYIGWQERFCDEDMFEWKEEYIKELFNYDTNNLKKHLFLVLLQTGDEVLDYRIALKKYENQRRIVEYGGNHRFENIEDYLCMIKRFREGNGSHRSV, from the coding sequence ATGATTTTGTATATTCACGGATTCAAAAGTTGCGGTCGGGGAAATAAATCAAGAGCGTTGCAAAGCTACTTTGGTGACGTTGTAGCGCCAGATTTACCACCATCGCCATCCAAAGCGATACATGAACTTGAAAAAATTATCCAATCAAGTGAAGTGGATCTTTTGGTCGGCTCCTCTTTGGGTGGATACTACGCCACCTATTTAGGACAAAAGTATGATATCAAGGCAGTTTTGATCAACCCATCGACGAGACCTTTTGAGACGTTAAAGCCATACATTGGATGGCAGGAGCGATTTTGTGATGAAGATATGTTTGAATGGAAAGAGGAGTATATAAAAGAGCTTTTCAATTACGATACGAACAATCTCAAAAAGCACCTCTTTCTGGTCTTGCTGCAAACGGGTGACGAGGTGTTGGATTATCGCATTGCTTTGAAAAAGTATGAAAATCAGCGCCGAATTGTAGAATATGGAGGTAATCACCGTTTTGAAAACATTGAGGATTACCTTTGTATGATCAAACGATTTAGGGAGGGAAATGGAAGTCATCGATCTGTTTAA
- a CDS encoding multiheme c-type cytochrome: protein MNRVWLIIASACALFASQFAPNSACKECHPLIYKEYQTSQHANATIFKDPIHAAVWKKNPLHKKGAYKCAKCHTPAANNFKQLVQPNGIGPDPKNPTQNDAVACAYCHRIKGIKEGLKTNHNIISKTPKKYFGTRKDHIKSPFHEIDTSNKTFLQGNVCMGCHSHKRNKFGLNVCSTNPHREIENANCVSCHMPKVPGSVSTMKERQMHTFHGFPGAHVHTKMLAQYVDIEFLPHLKGFEVAINSKLPHDFLLHPARVAFAKTVVKRDGKTVFQKTQILVRILGSDGKPTPPWLAKEVVKDTMLKANEKRVFKYGFALKKGDKVIVALGYRLVKPPLAKKLGIKAPEATKPIIFKKEVFTVK from the coding sequence ATGAATAGAGTATGGTTGATAATTGCCTCGGCCTGTGCCCTTTTTGCCTCCCAGTTCGCACCCAACAGTGCCTGCAAAGAGTGCCACCCACTGATCTACAAAGAGTATCAAACAAGTCAGCATGCCAATGCCACGATCTTTAAAGATCCTATCCACGCAGCGGTCTGGAAGAAAAATCCTTTGCATAAAAAAGGGGCCTACAAATGTGCCAAATGTCACACTCCAGCTGCGAATAACTTCAAACAGCTCGTTCAACCAAACGGTATAGGTCCTGATCCAAAAAATCCGACACAAAATGACGCGGTAGCCTGTGCATACTGCCACCGAATCAAAGGGATCAAAGAGGGCCTCAAAACAAATCACAATATCATCAGTAAAACACCAAAAAAATATTTTGGCACAAGAAAAGACCACATCAAATCACCATTTCATGAAATCGACACATCCAATAAAACTTTCTTGCAGGGCAACGTCTGTATGGGATGCCACTCCCACAAACGAAACAAATTTGGCCTCAACGTCTGTTCTACCAATCCTCACAGGGAAATAGAAAACGCCAACTGCGTCAGCTGCCACATGCCAAAAGTACCAGGAAGCGTTTCGACAATGAAAGAGAGGCAGATGCACACATTCCACGGATTTCCCGGAGCCCATGTTCATACTAAAATGCTTGCGCAATATGTGGATATCGAGTTTTTACCACATCTCAAAGGTTTTGAAGTCGCCATCAACTCAAAACTCCCTCATGATTTTTTGCTCCATCCTGCGCGTGTAGCATTTGCAAAAACGGTTGTCAAAAGAGATGGAAAAACAGTGTTTCAAAAAACGCAAATTCTCGTTCGCATCCTGGGAAGTGATGGAAAACCGACACCACCGTGGCTTGCCAAAGAGGTCGTCAAAGACACGATGCTCAAAGCAAATGAAAAAAGAGTCTTCAAATACGGCTTTGCGCTCAAAAAAGGAGATAAAGTCATAGTAGCTCTTGGATATAGACTTGTTAAACCTCCACTTGCCAAAAAACTTGGAATCAAAGCTCCTGAAGCCACAAAACCTATCATTTTCAAAAAAGAGGTCTTTACAGTGAAGTAG
- a CDS encoding thioredoxin family protein, whose amino-acid sequence MKRLQRIEEVQNAIESNEAVLLYISAPNCNVCDVLKEKVKELFSKNFPKVVLVEANVAEIPEISGKFNIFSAPAMLLFFDGKEFLREGRNVSLQLMQEKVQKVYDLYFS is encoded by the coding sequence ATGAAGAGACTGCAAAGAATTGAGGAAGTACAAAATGCTATCGAATCAAATGAAGCCGTGCTTTTGTATATCAGTGCTCCAAACTGTAATGTTTGTGACGTCTTGAAAGAGAAAGTGAAAGAGCTTTTTTCCAAAAATTTTCCAAAAGTTGTTTTGGTAGAGGCGAACGTCGCCGAAATTCCTGAAATCTCTGGGAAATTCAATATCTTTTCCGCTCCGGCAATGCTGCTCTTTTTTGATGGAAAGGAGTTTTTACGTGAGGGACGCAATGTGAGTTTACAGCTTATGCAAGAAAAGGTGCAAAAGGTGTATGATCTTTACTTTTCGTGA